Proteins from one Dioscorea cayenensis subsp. rotundata cultivar TDr96_F1 unplaced genomic scaffold, TDr96_F1_v2_PseudoChromosome.rev07_lg8_w22 25.fasta BLBR01000075.1, whole genome shotgun sequence genomic window:
- the LOC120253384 gene encoding cytochrome P450 81Q32-like → MAELFFSIAIISFILLLPLLLHLLLKNPNPNPNPPSPPGLPLIGHLHLLKPPHHRALAHLSDLHGPILLLRFGSRRVLLVSSYSDANECFTVNDITFANRPRLLAGKYLGYNYRTLSWAPYGPHWRNLRRIATMQVLSTHRLLSSSHLRSDEVLSLVKVLLRDYSGPGFHLAELRTKFFALSYNIVMRMIANKRYYGDADESSSEAGKEFRDLAKETFSGSAMSNAADLFPVVRWLGIGGQERRLKRLRKRRDTFFQQLVNEHRNMRKCGSRGGEGSPAEKSTVIDVLLSLQESDPDYYDDDMIKGFITQMLIAGTDTTSLTIEWMMSLLLNNPHILKKVREELDANIKPGSLLEEAYFSKLPYLYAVINETLRMYPAGPVLLPHESSQDCIINGFYVPSGTILLVNVWKVHRDPEFWEEPNKFKPERFFKSSTDGTCKVINEGFKMMPFGLGRRRCPGEVLAMRVVALVVGTLVHCFEWEKVGDEEVDMSEGPEFTLTKAKPLEAMYKPRESKVGSLVWE, encoded by the exons ATGGCAGAACTCTTCTTCTCCATAGCCATCATCtctttcatccttctccttcctcttctcctCCACCTTCTTCTCaagaaccctaaccctaaccctaatccacCAAGCCCTCCTGGTCTTCCTCTCATTGGCCACCTTCATCTTCTCAAGCCTCCCCACCACCGAGCACTAGCCCATCTCTCCGACCTCCATGGCCCGATACTTCTCCTCCGCTTCGGCTCTCGCCGTGTTCTTCTCGTCTCCTCCTACTCCGATGCGAACGAGTGCTTCACTGTCAACGACATTACCTTTGCCAACCGTCCCCGCCTACTCGCCGGAAAATACCTCGGCTACAACTACCGCACTCTCTCCTGGGCCCCTTATGGCCCTCACTGGCGCAACCTCCGCCGCATTGCCACCATGCAAGTCCTCTCCACCCACCGGCTCCTCTCTTCCTCCCACCTCCGCTCCGACGAGGTCCTCTCCCTCGTCAAAGTCCTCCTCCGTGACTACTCCGGCCCTGGCTTCCACCTCGCCGAACTGAGGACCAAGTTCTTTGCCCTCTCTTACAACATCGTCATGCGGATGATAGCTAACAAGAGGTACTACGGCGACGCTGATGAAAGCTCGTCGGAGGCCGGGAAGGAGTTCAGGGACCTCGCCAAAGAGACATTCAGCGGCTCTGCGATGTCCAATGCCGCAGACCTGTTTCCGGTGGTGCGGTGGCTTGGTATTGGAGGGCAAGAGAGGAGATTGAAGAGATTGAGGAAGAGAAGGGATACGTTCTTTCAGCAGCTCGTCAACGAGCACAGGAACATGAGAAAGTGCGGATCACGAGGTGGGGAGGGATCTCCGGCAGAGAAATCTACGGTGATCGACGTCCTGCTCTCGTTGCAAGAAAGTGACCCGGATTACTATGACGATGACATGATCAAGGGATTTATTACG CAAATGTTGATTGCCGGAACAGACACAACGTCGTTAACAATAGAATGGATGATGTCTCTTCTCCTCAATAATCCTCACATCCTAAAAAAAGTAAGGGAGGAGCTTGACGCAAACATAAAGCCAGGTTCATTATTGGAAGAAGCTTATTTCTCTAAGCTTCCATACCTGTATGCAGTGATAAACGAGACACTGAGAATGTATCCAGCCGGGCCAGTGCTATTACCACATGAATCATCTCAAGATTGCATCATTAATGGCTTTTATGTACCGAGTGGCACAATTCTATTAGTGAATGTGTGGAAGGTGCACAGAGATCCAGAATTTTGGGAGGAGCCAAACAAATTTAAACCTGAGAGGTTTTTTAAAAGTAGTACTGACGGGACTTGTAAGGTGATAAATGAAGGGTTTAAGATGATGCCGTTTGGattagggagaagaagatgcccTGGTGAAGTGCTTGCCATGAGGGTGGTGGCCTTGGTGGTGGGAACTCTAGTGCACTGCTTTGAATGGGAGAAAGTTGGAGATGAAGAGGTGGATATGAGCGAGGGACCAGAGTTCACTTTAACAAAAGCTAAACCTTTGGAAGCGATGTATAAACCAAGGGAGTCCAAAGTTGGTTCTTTAGTGTGGGagtaa